The following are encoded together in the Nitrosopumilus sp. b3 genome:
- a CDS encoding dicarboxylate/amino acid:cation symporter, translating into MELKNYIFKNLWLQVVFSLLVGLGVGLILGGDLGMAMDDDTLDSLISYLKIPANIFLSVIQMIIVPLIFASIVVAITNLGAKDKLKTLGLGVGTYFVITTTIAILVAVFLASVISPGSILDLTSLQESHDLSDDDLQIKDGFSLDDIPNAVSNIIPRNPISSYLEGQMFSILVMALIVGLSMAVLPKESVKPLLDILEAIQKITLHILLISMKIVPFAVFGLIVGMVATVGIGTMVGLGVYMGTVVLGLGIMLLVYTLFLKFVAKRSISSTFSKFRNPQTLAFSTASSMATMPVTLKTAEDDLNIDNRVSKFVIPLGTTINMDGTALYQVIAVFFLAQLFAIELSMISILVIIITSLLASIGTPAVPGAGVIVLSTILITVGIPPVGILLLLSVDRILDMIRTMVNVTGDLTASCVFDKITRNKMSE; encoded by the coding sequence ATGGAATTAAAAAATTATATTTTTAAAAATTTGTGGCTACAAGTTGTATTTTCTTTACTCGTTGGACTAGGAGTAGGCTTGATTTTGGGAGGAGATCTGGGCATGGCAATGGACGATGATACTTTAGATTCTCTAATATCTTATTTGAAAATTCCAGCCAATATATTTTTGAGTGTAATTCAAATGATTATTGTTCCGTTAATTTTCGCCTCAATTGTTGTGGCTATTACTAATTTGGGCGCAAAGGATAAACTAAAAACTCTGGGATTGGGTGTTGGAACCTATTTTGTGATTACTACAACAATTGCAATACTTGTGGCAGTATTTCTTGCATCAGTTATATCTCCGGGAAGTATTCTTGATCTTACTTCTCTCCAAGAATCTCATGATCTTTCAGATGATGATCTGCAAATCAAAGATGGCTTTTCATTAGATGACATTCCAAATGCAGTGTCTAACATAATCCCAAGAAATCCCATCTCTTCATATCTTGAAGGACAGATGTTTAGCATCTTGGTAATGGCACTTATTGTAGGACTATCAATGGCAGTTCTTCCAAAAGAATCAGTTAAACCATTGTTAGATATACTAGAAGCAATTCAAAAGATAACATTACACATTCTATTAATTTCTATGAAGATTGTACCGTTTGCAGTTTTTGGATTGATAGTTGGAATGGTTGCAACAGTCGGAATAGGTACAATGGTTGGATTGGGAGTATACATGGGAACTGTTGTTCTGGGTCTTGGAATAATGCTGCTGGTGTACACACTGTTCTTAAAGTTTGTAGCAAAAAGATCAATATCTTCTACATTTTCAAAATTCCGTAATCCTCAAACTTTGGCATTTTCAACTGCCAGTTCAATGGCTACGATGCCAGTTACATTAAAGACTGCTGAAGATGATCTGAACATAGATAACCGTGTCTCAAAATTTGTAATTCCACTAGGGACTACTATCAATATGGATGGAACTGCATTGTATCAGGTAATAGCTGTTTTCTTTTTGGCACAGCTTTTTGCAATTGAATTGAGTATGATCTCCATCCTAGTAATTATCATAACCTCACTTTTGGCTTCTATTGGAACCCCTGCTGTACCTGGAGCTGGTGTGATTGTGTTGTCTACGATACTAATCACTGTTGGAATTCCACCAGTTGGAATCTTGTTGTTACTTTCTGTAGATAGAATTTTGGATATGATTAGAACTATGGTCAATGTCACAGGAGATCTTACAGCAAGCTGTGTATTTGATAAAATTACACGAAACAAAATGTCTGAATAA
- the bioD gene encoding dethiobiotin synthase, with product MKSLFITGTDTDVGKTYITAGLAVTLRKMGIDVGIMKPFAAGSAQKKGFKSEDVEILSKAAQVNDPENLVNPQFFPMPASPYTAWKTMKIKPKIDSVISSFKKLSKLHQILLVEGMGGIMTPILKDYFVTDLIKEMKISSVLVTRTKVGTVNHTIMTVKMCEKYGIPIKGIIVNDFDSDGYKTKELIRDLKSLTGVPILGIIPFIEDMGDSSMYKIFKKNLNMKLILK from the coding sequence TTGAAGTCATTATTTATCACAGGAACAGACACTGATGTTGGTAAAACATACATCACTGCTGGATTAGCAGTAACTCTTCGAAAAATGGGCATTGATGTTGGAATAATGAAACCCTTTGCTGCAGGCTCTGCTCAAAAAAAGGGTTTCAAATCTGAAGATGTTGAGATTTTATCTAAAGCTGCACAAGTAAATGATCCTGAAAATTTGGTAAATCCACAATTCTTTCCAATGCCTGCATCTCCTTATACTGCATGGAAAACCATGAAGATCAAACCAAAGATTGACTCTGTAATCTCTAGTTTCAAAAAATTATCAAAACTTCATCAAATACTGCTAGTAGAAGGAATGGGAGGTATAATGACTCCTATTCTTAAAGATTACTTTGTTACTGATTTGATAAAAGAGATGAAAATTTCATCTGTCCTTGTAACTAGAACTAAAGTTGGAACTGTAAATCATACAATAATGACAGTAAAGATGTGTGAAAAATATGGGATTCCTATCAAAGGAATCATTGTTAATGATTTTGATTCTGATGGTTACAAAACAAAAGAATTGATACGTGATTTGAAAAGTCTTACCGGCGTGCCTATTTTAGGAATAATTCCTTTTATCGAAGACATGGGTGATTCATCCATGTACAAAATTTTTAAGAAAAATCTTAACATGAAATTAATTTTAAAGTGA